The DNA region CCCGGAGATCATCGTGACGGGTCGGGTCGGGTCGGCCAGCCGGGCGAGGGCCTGCGGCACGTCGGGTGCCACCTGCTCGGCGCGGACCACGCAGACGTGGTGGTCGGGCACGAGGGTGAGCCGGCGTGGGCCCTGCGCCGGACCGGTGTCCAGGACAACGGTGCCGGTCTCGGCGATCGCCACCGCGCAGCCGGTGACCGCGGCGAGGCCGGGGGCGTCCAGGTCGGTCACGGACAGCGGTGCCGGCGTGCCGTCGCGCAGCACCGTCGCGCGGCAGCCGGCCAACCAGGCCGCCGGCAGGTCGGCCGGGACCACGATCAGCGGTACGCCGTCGAGAACGTCGCCGAGCCGGTCGGCCAGGTCGGCGTCCGTGCAGTGGTGCACCGTGGCCCGGTAGTCGCGTACCCGTTCGCTGAACAGCGTCACCGGGTCGACAGCGGGGGTGTCGCGCGGTGGTCGCGGCACCGCGGCGGCCGGCGGCACCGGCGGCACCGGCGGTACGGCGGTCGGCGCGGCCCGGTGCTCCCGGGCGGCCCGCAGCCGGGCCAGGATCACGCCCCGGGGGTCGTCGCCGCTCACCGGTCCGGCTCCGTGGCACGGGCCAGCCACCAGTCCCGGAAGCTGTGCGGTGCGGGCAGTGGGGCGTCCCGGCTGGCCGTCCAGCCGGCCAGCGGCCACGGTAGCCGCCGGACGGTGCCGCGCCGGCCGGTGGCCCAGCGCAGTGGCGCGGCACCCCGGCGGGCGGTACGCAGGGCGGCGGCGTACCGCCGTCGGTCCCGCATCACCCAG from Solwaraspora sp. WMMD791 includes:
- a CDS encoding LUD domain-containing protein is translated as MSGDDPRGVILARLRAAREHRAAPTAVPPVPPVPPAAAVPRPPRDTPAVDPVTLFSERVRDYRATVHHCTDADLADRLGDVLDGVPLIVVPADLPAAWLAGCRATVLRDGTPAPLSVTDLDAPGLAAVTGCAVAIAETGTVVLDTGPAQGPRRLTLVPDHHVCVVRAEQVAPDVPQALARLADPTRPVTMISGPSATSDIELNRVEGVHGPRRLDVLLVRPVG